The window ACGCATCTTTTCACCTGTAAGAAAGTTAAGTGCCTTTAGAATAAAACTTTTACCGGCGCCTGTTTCGCCGGTGAGAACATTCATTCTTCCGGCAAACTCAAGTTCCATATCGTCAATTAACGCAAGGTGACGTATTCGGAGAAGTTCGAGCATTGTAATAGCCTGTAATTATTTATTAAGAAAGATTGTAAAACTGCCGCACAGATATTCATATACAGAGCTGTAAGCTTTGGCAATCTGTGGCAGTCGTCTTTTTCAGGGGACTATCGTTTCAAACGCGGGTCAAGTAGGTCGCGCAGGCTTTCACCAAGTAGGTTATAGCCAAGCACCGTAATAAGAATAGCGCAGCCGGGGAACATTGAAAGCCACGGCGCAATTTCCAATACCTGTTTCCCTTCCAGAAGCATATTGCCCCAACTCGCTGTAGGTGGCTGAACACCAAGGCCTAGAAAGCTGAGAGCGGATTCTGTGAGGATTGCACCAGCAACACCGAGTGTTGCAGATACAAGTACAGGTGCAAGGGCGTTTGGCAGAATGTGTTGTGCAATGATCCGTGCTGATGATGCTCCGGCTAGACGGGATGCTGCGACAAAGTCTCGTTCCCGCAAGCTCAAAGTTTCTGCTCGTACAAGTCGAGCGACACCCATCCATGAGGTTAGTCCGATCACTATCATTATATTGATCAAGCTTGGTTCAAGGAAAGCGATAACTGAGAGGATGAGAAAGAATGATGGAAAGCAGAGCATAACGTCAACAAAACGCATTATCGTTTCATCGACCCAGCCGCGGAAGTAACCGGCAACAAGTCCGAGTACCAACCCTATAGATATAGAAATACCTACTGCCACAAATCCTACCCACAAAGAGATGCGTGCACCATGAAGCATTCTAGAAAGCACATCACGCCCGAGGGCGTCAGTACCCATGAGGTGTCCGCTTGATGGCGGCTGTAAAATGAGGTCGAGATTTAATGCATCAGGATTAAACGGTGAAATGAGC is drawn from Halodesulfovibrio sp. MK-HDV and contains these coding sequences:
- a CDS encoding ABC transporter permease; amino-acid sequence: MIPITSRAFWSKYGMLTIGLAIVGVMTLAAILSPLISPFNPDALNLDLILQPPSSGHLMGTDALGRDVLSRMLHGARISLWVGFVAVGISISIGLVLGLVAGYFRGWVDETIMRFVDVMLCFPSFFLILSVIAFLEPSLINIMIVIGLTSWMGVARLVRAETLSLRERDFVAASRLAGASSARIIAQHILPNALAPVLVSATLGVAGAILTESALSFLGLGVQPPTASWGNMLLEGKQVLEIAPWLSMFPGCAILITVLGYNLLGESLRDLLDPRLKR